Proteins encoded within one genomic window of Glycine soja cultivar W05 chromosome 1, ASM419377v2, whole genome shotgun sequence:
- the LOC114416709 gene encoding protein LURP-one-related 15-like has protein sequence MQNQQPSGIINPKYCAPYNVDLAIVRKVLALTDSFTVTDVNGQIVFSLKASLMTLHDHRVLLDAAGEPVVTLRRKLMTAHDRWEVFRGGSTEPKDLIFSVKRSSFFQLKTKLDVFLANNTKEEVCDFKVKGSWFERSCVVYAGESLNIVAQMHKKHTLQSIAFGKDNFMVTVYPNIDSAFIATLILIIDEINKDMKNQ, from the exons ATGCAAAACCAACAACCCTCCGGTATCATCAACCCTAAGTATTGTGCTCCATATAATGTCGACCTAGCAATTGTGAGAAAGGTCTTGGCATTAACTGATAGCTTTACCGTCACCGATGTCAATGGCCAAATTGTTTTCAGCCTTAAGGCCTCTCTCATGACCCTCCATGACCACCGTGTCTTGCTTGACGCCGCCGGAGAACCCGTCGTCACACTACGCCGGAAG TTAATGACTGCTCATGATCGGTGGGAAGTTTTCCGTGGTGGAAGCACGGAGCCCAAAGATTTGATCTTTAGTGTGAAGCGATCGTCCTTTTTCCAACTGAAGACAAAATTAGATGTGTTCTTAGCCAATAATACTAAAGAAGAAGTATGTGACTTTAAGGTGAAAGGAAGTTGGTTCGAACGATCTTGTGTTGTTTATGCTGGTGAATCTCTGAACATTGTTGCCCAG ATGCATAAGAAGCACACTCTTCAAAGCATTGCGTTTGGGAAAGACAATTTCATGGTTACAGTGTATCCAAATATTGACTCCGCATTCATAGCGACACTGATTCTGATTATTGACGAAATTAACAAAGACATGAAAAATCAATGA